CCACAACCGGTGTCAGCTGTGATAGAGAAGCCATGATTTAACAGAAAGTCGGAATCTGTGGATTACTTGTCATATTGCTGTTGATAGCACCTTAACAAAGGAGGTAGTAGTAGTATAGTATCCATAACGAAGTGATCTTAAAGGCATTAAGAGGCAGTAAAGTAGCAGAATATAGCTAGGACTAATAAATACCCAGTCAATCCCTAAAGAAATTGTGATGGGGAGAGAGATGAAACAATAAACTATGATATTCACCAACTTCATTTGTCCTAAAATACCAGAGTTTGATAATAATACTTGGACATTGTACGACACTTCAAGACTTCAAGTAGCGAAAGCCGGCCCCTGCAGACATGCCCATATATATGATAACTGGGTCTGGTTAGCAAATGATTGCCCTAAATCCTAAGTAGGACATTATTATTTACAAAACAAAGGTACTTCAAAAATCTTAATTCCAGTAATTCTCAAGGGTGAAAAACAAGAGAAGGGTGAAAAACAAGAGATGGAGGGATATATTCTCACACACTATAGGAACAAAAAATATTTGGCATGCATAAGAACTCAAACAAAGATATCATGAATATAGCTTTTTATATTAACTCTATACGAGGTGGAAACCTTCACCGCTTCCTTCTTTTCATGTGACTAAAAAGTACCATAACTCGTGCTGTGCGTCAACTCACTCGTGTAGATGAACAAAATAAGAGGAGCAGCTACATAAGAAAGATCAAAGGAACGTGTCTAAATCCTACCAAGGAAGTCCAGGACAGATCCTTGGTTCTCTACTGCAATTGTTGATCAATGCCAACCTGCAGCTATAACAGTTGGACACAAGTGCGGATGCATTTTCTGTCTGTTCACTGGGCTATCAAAAGAATAACATAACTGTCTCAACACCTCTTTACAAGGCTTTGTGGTTTGTGCAGCTTCTTTCCACCAACGCATACACCAATAATGAGCATAAGTACTAAAAGAAGTTTGCTAATAACGCAATCTAACACCATAGGAAAGAAAGGTGAAAATAAGAAAGATCAAAGGAACGTGTCTAAATCCTACCAAGGAAGTCCAGGACAGATCCTTGGTTCTCTACTGCAATTGTTGATCAATGCCAACCTGCAGCTATAACAGTTGGACACAAGTGCGGATGCATTTTCTGTCTGTTCACTGGGCTATCAAAAGAATAACATAACTGTCTCAACACCTCTTTACAAGGCTTTGTGGTTTGTGCAGCTTCTTTCCACCAACGCATACACCAATAATGAGCATAAGTACTAAAAGAAGTTTGCTAATAACGCAATCTAACACCATAGGAAAGAAAGGTGAGAATAAGTGGCACAGAACAGCTCGCAGGGCTTATTGCTTAGGCCAGAATTTGGGTTTATTAGAAATCTAGAATGGGTAGAAGTTTAGATTAACAATTAGGCTTCATGAAAGGGTGGGACTGAGAAGTATAAATAAACAAGAAGATAATAGTTTGGGGCCGCTCAAAATGCACATTAGACACTGTGAAGTGTGAACAGTTGAATAAAAGATTTTAAGCTTCACATGTAAACTTCCTTAGGCATCAAGGACAAGGTCCCAAAGCACGTGCGCAATGGGACACAAATATCACACTACCATTGTTAATCTGGAGTTCCGCATCACATAGACATCACAACCGAGGCAGAATTGCATCCCCCAGTCTACAGTAAATCTCACTCGGTCTAATACCATAACTTCACTAAGATTCAATTCATTACTTAAATTCCCTAAACCTTGATTTTGGCAACAATAAACCCATTAAAATCAAAATCCAGCTACATTAAAATTGGAAGCATGAAGTAACGATcatgttaattatttttctccatTCTCTGTCATTTTCTCCTTATTCTAAGGGTAAAAGACATCAAAATAAAGCCTTGTATGGATACTTTtttagaaggaaagaaaataaagtgTGAAAAATAAGAAAGGAAATTAAAGTAATGAGAAAGTTAGTTTCTTTCCTTCGTTTGGATATTGGGGAGGAAAATAAGAGAGTTAATGTTTACTTTACCCTTTTTATTTGTAACTAAAATACAGAATAACAGGAATAAAAAGTAATTTCATTTGTTCCTACTCATTTCCTCTCCAATCCCTTCCTTCTCTCTCCTCCAATCCAAATAAAATaggagaaaaatatattttttgttcTCCTAAATTTTCCTTATTTTCATCCCATCCAAACATAGCATACAGGCAAAATAGGTGATATTCTTCTTACTTTCCATTCTTTTGCTTTCCATTCTTTTGCTTTTGGCACAATTGGCTTCAACTGGGAGTCAATCTCAAGATCTCACATTCCTGAATATGCCTCCAATTTCACTAAAATAAAACTCACTGGTTACTTTCTGACCCTTCTAAGCACTCAGCATAATTTAAAACGTTAAAACAACTGCCATGACAAATTTTTGGATTGAAATTGATTGGGGATAGGTTTTACCGACGGTTTACTGTTACACTAGTAAAAACTTAGTGATTTTCaggagaaaaaaattaaaatttattgaattctATAGGACTAATGATCAGTCCAGTAGTCGTAGATGAAATTAACCCCAAAATAAAAGAAGCCTAACGGTTGGCATTTTATCCACTAATAAATGTGACTAATAAGCACCACAACCACAGGTATCCATAGACTTAAACTATTCCTAAAGGCCTCACATAACTAGTATTAAACGTGGACACTTTGTTAATGTATGAATTTACCAAACATTTGGCAAGCTGTCTCTCATGTGTCATAACTGTCACTAATGTTACTATTTTACAGCTATTCATTCATGAGTAAAATATCACAATAAGCATCGAAATCACTTAATTGGAAACACCAGAAAAGAAATCAACAACTTACAGATACAACAGAAGATAACTTTTACATCTGCAGCAGAAGCAAACCTTATTATTCCTGTTGTCAAATTATGATATGCTTATACCTAGAAGAACCTTCATATAGTTTAAGAAGACATATAATGTCAAAATGCTACCCTAGTTAAACTAGGAAATTTCGGGAGGGCATATACTAGTACAGAAGAAAGTAAGAACCTGTATGACAACCGTTGGCAGCTCCAAGCTCAATGGGGGTGTACTCATTCAGCATGCAATCCATATCCCAAAAATGTTCTCAGTAGAGGTTTATCCAATAGTTACCTGTCAGTGTTGTGCCCACTGAATCTGCTTAATATCAATTCCTTCCTTCACCATCTCATACAGTGGGCTCATTTCCCTCAACTTCTCGACCTGCTGTACTGTAAGTTCAATGGCCCTATCGATCTCTGCCTCTGCAGTAAACCTCCCGATTCCAAACCTGATTGAGGTATGTGCCATGTCCTCATCCACCCCCAATGCCCTTAATACATATGAAGGTTCCAAACTCGCGCTAGTGCAGGCACTCCCACTTGACACTGCCACATCCTTCAACCCCATCAATAAGCTCTCCCCTTCTACATACGCAAAGGAAAGATTTAAATTCCCTGCATATCGCCTTTCCACGCTCCCATTCACCACCACTCCATCGAGTTTAGCTTTAATTCCATCCAACAACCTCTCCTGCAAAGCTTTAATTCTCTTATCATCGTACTCCATCTCCTTCTTCGCCAATTCACAAGCAGCACCCATTCCCACAACCAAAGGAGTGGGCACCGTCCCACTTCTTATCCCTCTCTCTTGTCCACCTCCGTTCATTTGGGGCTCCACTCGGATTCTTGGTCGCCTGCGCATATACAAAGCCCCAACGCCTTTCGGACCATATATTTTGTGTCCACTTAATGACATCAAGCTAACATTCCAGTTCTCCACATTAATTGGGATCTTCCCCAGCGCTTGTGCGGCATCAGTGTGAAACGGTACATTGAATTCCTTGCAGATTTTGCCAATTTCCTCCATCGGCTGAATCACACCAATCTCGTTGTTCACCGCCATAACCGACACAAGCCCGGTATCAGGCCTGATGGCTGATCGTAAGTTCTCCAAATCGACAATCCCATCGTTTCCCACAGGAAGGTAAGTAACCTCGAAACCCTCCTGTTGGAGATGGCGACAAGAGTCCAGCACACACTTATGCTCAGTTTGAGTAGTAACAACATGACGTTTCTTTTCTTTGTAGAATTTCATGACTCCTTTAATCGAAATATTATTCGACTCCGTGGCCCCTGACGTGAAGACTATTTCTTTAGGAGACGCGCCGATTAAATCGGCAACCTGAGAGCGGGCAGTCTCGACGGCGGAATCGGACTCCCAGCCGTAGAGGTGAGTACGAGAGTGAGGGTTGCCAAAACGAGCGAGATAATAAGGAAGCATAGCATCAAGTACTCTAGGGTCCACTGGAGAGGTTGCCTGCATATCTAGGTAAAGAGGCCGAGCAGATATTTTCACGCCCTTTACTGTGACAACTCCTTGATTCTCAAACGGCTCCGTAGACGGAGCAACGGCGGCTGCCGCAGCGGTGGAGATGCCGCGGGGACCGCAGGTGTTGGTGGTCCTTGCTAAGGATCGGCGGATTGCGGAAGCTAGAAGCTTCGAAGCCATGGCTGGGCTGCTAGGTAATTTTCGAATGATATCTTTAATTCTAATAGAGTATTTATGGGGAGAGATCACACTGTATGACACGTGGCAAGTTTCTAGCCCTACAGGTTAATTCTTTGTGTCGCCGTGGGTAACTTAAAgatgatgataataattatcatgAAATGAACTTTGAGAAATCATGACGTCGTAAAGAACAATGAGCATTGCAACGGTGTCGTTTTAGTGCGGGGGCGTAACTATCACGCGCTTTAAATGATGACAGGTAGAAATgagtatatattatttttattagcaTTATTACTCCTTTGAGTGTGTGTTTCTTTCCGAGTGGTTCTATAAAGAAAAGGCATTTGTGGCTTTGAAgtactctgttttttttttttttccatttttagtTTCCTAACCAGATCCAATCTGAGTATAAAGGATTCCCACCTAAAAAGATCAACGTTGTAGCATTTCTAGTCCAAAATATACAGTTCCAGTCCCAAATCTTTGTTTATTTTTGGCTGCATTTTTCTCCAAATAAAGGGATCCTTTCTTTTGTTTTCCATTATTGCAGAAACTAGGGCCTCTGTTTTCTGGGTAAGTTTCTGATTTGTTTCTTGACATTTCTAATTTTCTTGAAAATGGGATTGGCTAGATCTCTTATATTATGTGCTAGATCTGAATTTGGTCTCCAAAACTGCTCCCTGCTTTTGCAACTTATTTTTCGTTTATGACTATAATTTGTTTTGTCAAATTTGAATAAGTGGGTATCAAAAACTGGTATGATTATAATGCAACAATATTTCTTCTTTATGCTTTCCAATCTGGAATGAAATGGTTTAGATCTTCTCTTGCTTTTGATTATTGATTTGACTCTGTTTTTGGACCTGTTCTATCTTTTGTTAGATGCAACTTGCAAGAAATTTTTGTTTCCAGCAACTCTGTTctgttctttctttcttttgttaatCTTTAATCTTCCTCTTCAGATTAGATTTTCTTTTTGGTTTGTTAATGCTCAATATATGTGCAGGCCATTACCTCTATATAATTAGTAATTTTGCTTTGTTAGGTGTCTGTGGTGATCTATTTGACAAGGATATTGAAATAATCTTCTGTTAAATTTGCATATACTGGCTCTTAATGAAGTTGTTACTGCTTTAGCATACGCCACTAATTGATATAAACTTGTGGGCCGGTTGTTGGAGGAGAGAAGCATTTGCAAGGGGCTAAATCATGTTTAGGTCATCACCACGTAGGAGCCAGAGATCCAAAGGTTTTAAGGTAAAGCATGCTTTACAAATTTGTCTTTTGGTTGGTGTTGGAATCTGGCTGCTTTACCAAGTCAGGCATTCTCATGACAAGAAAGCAGCAGCATTTGAGGACAGTGTGAACACTGggaatgagcttataaaactagGAAGAAAAGATCTTCCTGAATTTCAGGAAACTATCATTAGAGATAAGAGACACAAGGAGGAAGAAGACgaagaaaagaagaatgagGAAGAATCTAAGCCTCGCAATAACATGGGAACTGGGGGTGAAGATGGTGATATCCAGGATCATTTTCATGATCAAACTGAAGAGGGATCTGATCGGAGGGAGGATTCCGCAGATGGAGAAAAATCGGGTGAAGAAAACAAGGAGAATGTTGGTGAAGAAAGAGAGCGGGAGGATAGCAATGATGATCACCAGACAGAGAAGGAAGAGATCAAGGACAATGTTAGTGAAGATAATGGGGGTGAAGAAAACAAAGTGAATGATGTTGAAGATAAGGAAAATGTAGAGAACAAAGAGACTGATAATGGAGAGAGCAAAGAGACTGATAATGGAGAGAGCAAAGAGACTGATAATGGAGAGAGCAAGGAGACTGATAATggagagagcaaagaaactaataATGAGGAGAGCAAAGAGACTGATAATGGAGAAAGCAAAGAGGTAGAAAATGAAGACAAGGAGAATCCTGATGAGAATAAGGAGAATGAAGAGAGCAAAGAGACAGAAAATCATGACATGGCAAATGAAGCAAGCCATGAAAACACAAGTGAAGCTAAGGAAAATGCAGAGGAGAGTCAAGGAACGGAAATTAAACAGGTTGTGGAAGAAAGCAAAGGGGCAGAAACTAAAGAGGCAGAAGATAAGGAAGAGAACATTGAAAATTCAGGTTCAGTAGAAGATCAGGTTCCAGATGGAAATTCTGAACATAGTACGGAGACCAGAGAAGAGCATTACAAGGGAGATGATGCTTCCAGTGCAGTTGTCCACGACACTCAAAATGTAACATCTGGAGAAGAGCAAGGTGATCCAGAGAAAACTAGTGAGGCAGAACATGTGGAGAGCAAAGAGAAGAATGAGTCTGACTTTGACAGTAAAACAAAGATCAGCAAGGTAGTTGATTCCAGTCAAAATGAGGTTCCAAATACTGAACCAGCAGAAAATAACAATGCCACAAATACGGCCAATGAAGATAGTGGCAACGAAAATAGTAAGCAAGGTTCAGCTGAGGTTTCCCATGATACGTCCACAATAGCAACAGAATCAAACAATCAGCAGCCGGTGGATTCTAACTCCATTCCAGTTGCTTCAGAAAGTCATGATCCAACTCCACAAAATCAAAATGAAGCAACAGATAACACGACATCAAAGGGAGAGGATGGGACTGAAAATGATGTTGTACATGTGCAAACTGAGAAATTGGACCCAGATGCCAGTGGCCAGCAATCAGATTCGAATGCAGAACCTTCCACTACAACTGAGAATGTAGATTCAACTAATCAAGAATCAACAGCTTCTAGCAATTCTGAGTCTGTTTCGTCCGATGGCCAAACTGTTGACTCCAATAGACCTTCATCAGCAAGCCAAAATTATAATGAAGTTCAGGGTGAAAAGTCTGATAGTATTTCTGGAGAAGGAAATCAAGAAACTGTTTTATCCTCAAACACAAATGAAAATGCTGATCCAGGGCAAGACAAAGACACAACATCAAATACAAATAACAATGTGGATGCTGGTCAAAAGGAACAAGTTAATTCTTCAGAGTCCCGTAAGGATGATTTGTCCTCAAACAGAAACAATAATGAAGATTCTGGCCAAAACCAGGATGAGTCCTCAAACACAAACAGTAATGGAGATTCTGGCCAAAACCAGGATGAGTCCTCAAACACAAACAGTAATGGAGATTCTGGCCAAAACCAGGATGAGAATCACTTGTCCTCAAACACAAACAATAATGGAGATTCTGGCCAAAACCAGGATGAGAATCGCTTGTCCTCAAACACAAACAATAATGGAGATTCTAGGCAAAAGCAGGATGAGAATTCTGTTCACAACAACACGAATGACAATAAAGAGGCAAGCCAAAAAGAACAGATTGATTCTAACAGTGGCAATAATGGTCAGGATGAGAACAACAATGCTGTCGAAAGGAACACAAATGATGATACCAGTACGAAAGGCAAAACAGAAGCAAGCCAAGGACAAGTTGTTTCCTCTGAATCTTCAACATCCCAAGAAGAGAAAGATGCACCCTCAAACACAGATAGCAAAACTGATGTCAGCCAGAATGACTCAAATACTTCACCTCAAAATGATTCAGTCGATTCTTCAAATTCTTCAGTTTcacaagaagaaaaagaagctcgGACAGATTTGGGAACCTTGCCAGATACAGGAAGCCAGGGAATTACTAGAGGAGATACAGCAGCCGCGTGAAGTTTCTACTTCATGCTAGGATATAGTGTACCTAAAACAAATTGCACGTTACTAAGATTTTGTTTCCTTGTCCCTGACATAGTCAGCAG
This genomic interval from Manihot esculenta cultivar AM560-2 chromosome 12, M.esculenta_v8, whole genome shotgun sequence contains the following:
- the LOC110628294 gene encoding cysteine desulfurase, mitochondrial, whose protein sequence is MASKLLASAIRRSLARTTNTCGPRGISTAAAAAVAPSTEPFENQGVVTVKGVKISARPLYLDMQATSPVDPRVLDAMLPYYLARFGNPHSRTHLYGWESDSAVETARSQVADLIGASPKEIVFTSGATESNNISIKGVMKFYKEKKRHVVTTQTEHKCVLDSCRHLQQEGFEVTYLPVGNDGIVDLENLRSAIRPDTGLVSVMAVNNEIGVIQPMEEIGKICKEFNVPFHTDAAQALGKIPINVENWNVSLMSLSGHKIYGPKGVGALYMRRRPRIRVEPQMNGGGQERGIRSGTVPTPLVVGMGAACELAKKEMEYDDKRIKALQERLLDGIKAKLDGVVVNGSVERRYAGNLNLSFAYVEGESLLMGLKDVAVSSGSACTSASLEPSYVLRALGVDEDMAHTSIRFGIGRFTAEAEIDRAIELTVQQVEKLREMSPLYEMVKEGIDIKQIQWAQH
- the LOC110628292 gene encoding uncharacterized protein DDB_G0290685; this encodes MFRSSPRRSQRSKGFKVKHALQICLLVGVGIWLLYQVRHSHDKKAAAFEDSVNTGNELIKLGRKDLPEFQETIIRDKRHKEEEDEEKKNEEESKPRNNMGTGGEDGDIQDHFHDQTEEGSDRREDSADGEKSGEENKENVGEEREREDSNDDHQTEKEEIKDNVSEDNGGEENKVNDVEDKENVENKETDNGESKETDNGESKETDNGESKETDNGESKETNNEESKETDNGESKEVENEDKENPDENKENEESKETENHDMANEASHENTSEAKENAEESQGTEIKQVVEESKGAETKEAEDKEENIENSGSVEDQVPDGNSEHSTETREEHYKGDDASSAVVHDTQNVTSGEEQGDPEKTSEAEHVESKEKNESDFDSKTKISKVVDSSQNEVPNTEPAENNNATNTANEDSGNENSKQGSAEVSHDTSTIATESNNQQPVDSNSIPVASESHDPTPQNQNEATDNTTSKGEDGTENDVVHVQTEKLDPDASGQQSDSNAEPSTTTENVDSTNQESTASSNSESVSSDGQTVDSNRPSSASQNYNEVQGEKSDSISGEGNQETVLSSNTNENADPGQDKDTTSNTNNNVDAGQKEQVNSSESRKDDLSSNRNNNEDSGQNQDESSNTNSNGDSGQNQDESSNTNSNGDSGQNQDENHLSSNTNNNGDSGQNQDENRLSSNTNNNGDSRQKQDENSVHNNTNDNKEASQKEQIDSNSGNNGQDENNNAVERNTNDDTSTKGKTEASQGQVVSSESSTSQEEKDAPSNTDSKTDVSQNDSNTSPQNDSVDSSNSSVSQEEKEARTDLGTLPDTGSQGITRGDTAAA